A single genomic interval of Bacillus smithii harbors:
- a CDS encoding TetR/AcrR family transcriptional regulator: protein MSVDRKKQILDAAAKSFSLFGYKATTMDQVAKLANVGKGTIYNFFKNKEDLFHEIVSSLIAEMKEAAEQSFDEEDSFVEKVHRALYQVLDFRRKHQLTIKLFQEAREMGTPVVLEVMDKIERSILDYIRDKIEMGIKHGEIKNCNPEVTAFVILKTYISLIFDWERDHDPLEKDEIARLFDLYFFQGLSK, encoded by the coding sequence GTGTCTGTCGATCGAAAAAAGCAGATTCTGGATGCGGCGGCCAAGTCGTTTTCATTATTTGGATACAAGGCCACTACGATGGATCAAGTAGCAAAGCTTGCGAATGTTGGAAAAGGGACTATTTATAATTTTTTTAAAAATAAAGAAGACTTATTTCACGAAATTGTTTCTTCATTAATTGCAGAAATGAAAGAAGCGGCAGAACAATCATTTGATGAAGAAGATTCATTCGTTGAAAAAGTTCATCGTGCTTTGTATCAGGTGCTCGATTTTCGGAGAAAACATCAACTCACCATCAAGCTCTTTCAAGAGGCGAGAGAAATGGGGACACCGGTCGTTTTAGAGGTGATGGATAAAATCGAACGTTCCATTTTAGATTACATCCGAGATAAAATCGAAATGGGAATAAAACACGGAGAAATTAAGAATTGCAATCCTGAAGTGACAGCTTTTGTCATTCTAAAAACGTATATTTCGCTTATTTTTGATTGGGAGAGGGATCATGACCCCCTTGAAAAAGATGAAATCGCTCGATTGTTTGACTTGTATTTTTTTCAAGGACTGTCCAAATAG